In Anopheles bellator chromosome 2, idAnoBellAS_SP24_06.2, whole genome shotgun sequence, the genomic stretch AAAGCACAATGGGGCTGAAATTAGTTGAAACACGCATCCAGCGGAAGCAGTTTTAATAGCAGAATACTGAGAACTGGGAATCTCCGATCGGCTGCGAAGTTAATACAAAATCAATATCGTGCCCGTGGAGCTGGAATTTCTATTCCGGAAACTGTCTTCCAGCACCGATACTTGGTTGGCGCGTTGGCGGCCGCGCCTTTTTTCACCGTGCCGCAGTCGGCCTTGACAAGGGCCTGAAAAGTTGGCTTCAACTCAAGGTGGATGGcgtaataaaatatgtataCCACCGACGTTCTGGGTAGGTGCAGCGAGCACGTTGAGATCTGTCGTAGGTTAATCTGCTAGATGGATCCCCTAACAAGAAGGGCCCAGAAGACAGAGGAGCCTTATCATCTGTACTGCTGCTCACCGTGACGGCACCGTGTACCCTTGGTCCGCTGCTGGCTCGAGCGCCTCCCGGGCTGTAATGTAATACTTTTCGCTATTTACATAAATGCTGCCGGTCTGATAGCAGATAGCAAATGAAAGCTGATTTAAGCCTCTACATTCACCCGGCTAGGAGCGAACGTTGGGCGACCGGTGGATGAAGCATCCTCCGAGCACTTGGGCACAATCATGACTCCCACGTGTATTACGTTGAGGCGCGACGTCCAAACGAGAAACAGCCAACTGTTGCACCGGCGAGGGCACGGATCGCCATTAGCGTACCGTTGTTCCGGTGTTTGCGCGCCACTTACTTCAGACTTCGGCCAGGATTTACAGTAGTTTTCTCGTGTTTATGCCCAAATAGATCATGCGCTGGAGTGGTGGCGCTCCGAAAGGCAGGCGGAAAGTATGTTTACCCTCTATTGCGCTCAAGTGTTACTCAAATACCTGGGTGCGGTGTTTTTTTGACACTTGTGTTTCGGGGGACAGCATAAGACGTGTGGATGAAATAAGAGTTTTAACCACCATGCCAATGAGTGACGAATGCATTTCTGGGGTGTGGCTCGACAATACGCACAGGCACGCTAGTGACATTTGCCAGTCAACGCGAATGGATTGGCAGAAACCGGTGATAGGGACCTTCAAGACGCCTTCCGTTGTTTCGAAAGAATACCGATCGGTGGTAGATGGAAAATTCCAATTTTGTCAAGGGTTCCATTGTGCCCGTTCTCCGGCGTCTCATTACGCAAACGCCAACAGCTGGGTTGAAGAGCGAAGAGAAGAcattatttgaaaagttttcaacatgGGACAACGCTGTCATGAAAAAGGGTGGCTCACGAAAAGACATTCTCGACATTCTTCTGTTCGTGATATGTTGCCCATTTGGGATATTATCCTATCAGCACTTTGGATGCTCATTAGCCGCAGCTCGCTTGTCTTTAAACGCCAGCATTATTTTTCTGATTGCACAAATGACAATCCTTAGCTGAGctaaaacattgttttccgttctACGAATCGTGTTCttgtgttttaaataaacattccgAGCTTCCATCGTTTTTTATCATTCGCTTTGCATTCCATTGCAAGGTAGAACGGACTCGTTTTTCCTATGCTATGTTGTCGGACGAGTTTTTGCTACGATGCCTGAAAACGAGgattaacacatttttctcgAGTTTCGTGTCTACCAATGGCTGGCGGAGCAGTTCGTATTAAATATGCATTCTGTTGCGCGTTTTCTTTAGTTAACGACTGATTAATTGACTTCAAAGCCTCCATTTTCTGACGCGCCCGTCTTTTGATGTCTGGCGCAAAGCGTTTTTTTGCGAAACGTCCGTTCATTCCAGTCACGAGCCTAATTTAAATGGataacataattaaattacaagTCAAATATCGTTTTTTCCATGTTCTGCTGCAAAGAAGCATTTTAGTGTAACGGAAGCCACAGCACAACGGCATGTTCTAAATAAGGAACACGAAAAATGAATCTCAAAATCCGAAAGGAACCATGCTGTTCAAGAATTGTGCGTCGTGTTTGGCTTCGATGGCTTACTcccaaacaaataaattctaAAACTCATTCGACGTACGTTTCAAAGTGTGCTTTTGCTCCTTGAGATGGCCCCAGTTTGATTCCGCCAAATACACCATTTGTTTGTCCCGTTGCTGCAATGTTACCTAGACATCCGTTGCTAGCCGTCTTGCCGTCgttggaattgattttaaatttatatccGATACCGCAACAAGCGGCACGATAAAGATGATAAAATGACGCAGAGGACGCACTAGCTTTACGAGATTTGCCATTAAAAAAGACACAGAAAGGCCACCATAAAACTGCGTTCGATGATCGGAACGAATGCGACTCGGGGTTGAGATTGAAAGGGAAgttaaacacataaaacataaaaacacccCCCAATAGcatttatgatgatgatgtcggtTCCGTAAGCAGGCAGAGGGGAGACCGGATCGCTTGGGCTGACTTCCTGACGTTACTCCACCGAGCTTCTTTTTCTAATTTGTTTGGCTCCATCCACTTTCGCCATTTGGATGGCGTCAATATGGCGGGTTTACTATCaagaaatgatttaaatttctaTAAATCAAACTTTCTTCCTTGCTTCGGAAGAACTGTCTGTGTCGTCTGCGATGAAATGGCGGCAATGGAGATCATTGATTTCTGCTCGCCTTCAAATATTTGGTCCATTGCCAACCAGATGCAACCTGGCCTGTTGGGACCACTCGACGAGCCATACTTGAGGCGTATGTTTCAGTGGAAGGTGGGTTTTAGAATTCGACCAAAAACGGCCGCCGCACACAAGAAGAGCCACCGAACGTCGTGTGTGTCAAAGACCGCATCAATTCATCAATTCAGGGACATCTtatcaaccttttttttcattctgcAAAGACGACCATCGTTACGCCCTTATGGCGCGTAGGTAACACATAAATACCATCTTGGGGCTGTGATTGACTCAGGTTTTCTTACAAAAAATCTTTAATACCGTTCTTGGTTTTTCGGTCTCGCTCGGGAACCGTAAGCTAGTGCTTCGGGGAAGTGGAGAGTGTGGAGAAAAAATTAGAATATTGATGTAAAGATGTAGAAAGGGCAACCTTCGAGCTTCGGGCGTTTTGAGGTTACACGGTTTGGTAGCTGATTTCGGCACTCCCCCAAAAATAAACTGCTTTATAATCGGCTTTCGATGGAGGTTCTGTGTAAGTCTAGCGAGCCAACTGATGTATTTTTGGCTTCGTTCTTTAGTTGCGCACTGTGTTAACTTCAATTTCAAAAGtgttaaataaaacaaaattcttAATGTGAAGGAAGGATTTGCAGCATCTTTTTCACCGTCTTCATCAAGGATCGAATCGACTATCTCTCGCCATGTCTACTATGATCTGGAGTTTCTGCTTGCTATAGCTTGCTCAAATTAATATATTAATAGTTTACTGGCTGCAAATGGGAGCCGCTAAAAGTTATGGCCGACTTTCTGGCCTAGTGTTGCCGTTGGATTTTTTCCGGAACCACTCTCGTTCGGAGATTTTCGTCAcctgtcgtcgttgtcgtcggagTGTCGAGTTACAAAACTAGATCGGGAGGTGTCAAACTGCTGCTGGCATACATGGACGGTGTGGCATATATTGGTTACAGCTTCACGCCCAGCTCCAGTGTCCGCCTTGGTGACATCGATAATGATAAATAAGGATTTCTGCGAATCTGCGAACAGGGTAGCTCTGGAATACTTTCGGCGAATTCCGGCAGACGGTATGTTTTTTTAGCAGTATTCGGCATTGGGTTTTTGACAGCCCAAACGAGGTGGGTTTCGTGTCCGAGTTGAACCACCATCGAGGCTGGCGATTTGGAtggttgctttgttttgattaaagcGGCAAATGTTCAACGGGCTTTGGTTGCTTCttccaaataaataaacataacataacaagTTTGGGTCTGCAATCGCGCCGCACCCTTCGACCTTACCCCACAACCCGGGTAACTGGGTCATGCGTTCCTCCCACACACGCTTTCCTCGGCGCGCCGTTGTTGCATTAATCACGGGGACCCCGATACGGTACTCGCTGGTCGCCCGCGAACGAAGTCTCCGCCTGGACACGAccggtggagacgcctggtggcccgtgaCGGGTCGTCGCCGATGTGTCGTGTGTGGGCGGAAGAAAGCAGTTGCCAACATGTTTCCGACCTGCGACGAcgtgccaccatcatcatcatcatcatggcgGAGGATGGGCAGATAAATAGCTGCACGAGGAATAACACATATTTTTTCCACCAGAAAGAGCATtcccaaaaagaaagaaaaaataggAATGGCGTGTTTGCGGACGCTCTCtccccggccggcagcagcggccactgTACCTGCCCTGGAGCGAGTGTAAGGCATTCCCACGCGTTCGGTGTCGTGCCCGCGAAGGAATGACAGGGCACCGTGCTGCGCGCTGGGTCCACGTTGCATGATGTGTATTTAGTTACATTTTCTTCGGTTCGTGTTGCACGCGTGACACTAATCTCCTGCCACCACATAGGCAGGGAGACGTTGTAAttaagttttcgttttttaatcCTTCAACCTTGAACCCGGCCTGTGGCGGGTTCCTAAAGGGTGTGTCGTTGTTTTGTGTTAATGTGTTTTTGCGCTGCTCCTTTCGTAGATGTCGTTTCCAGTGCTCCTTCTCGTACGTGAGTTTAtggctctttctctctgcctctTTTACTGTCTGTAattatctctctctttctctctgtatCTCGCCTATCGAATGTCGCTACCTACTGTCTCGTGGTCGCTTATCGACcattgccaccaccacactcTGGGAGGAACGTGCTAAGAGGCTGACACAACCGACCCACTAATCGAGTATTTCTTTGTCTGCTCTCTTGACTCTGATCGCTTGCAGTCGGCCTCGCAGGATAATGTGGAGATGGTTGTCGACGAGGCGTACGATCCGCTGCAGGcccagcaccatcagcagcagccgcagcagacGGTTTtggtgcagcaacagcaacagtaccatcatcaccaccatccgcaccttcatcaccatcagccagGGCATCAGCACCGGCAACAGCAACTACCGGGAGTAGTCGTCACCGGGGACTATCATCCACCGCATGGGGTCTATCACCTGCCACAGGATTCGATGCTGGATGATAATGGCCTCTGTCACGAGCGCACGTTGGTCGCCGTCGGGGCGCTGGACGAGGATGCGATGGAGCTGGATGTGACGGGTGGCACTTTCATTGGGTCCGACCCCGAGCTGTCACACCTGGCGCGGGACGACCCCACGTAcgccggcccgggtggcccAGGGAACGGAGCCGACGAGCACGAGATTGACATCAAGGACATTATCCGCGAGGGGCACGAGAAGGCGGACCCGTCACAGTtcgagctgctgaaggtgctGGGCGAGGGTTCGTTCGGGAAGGTGTTTCTGGTGCGAAAGATTGTCGGCATCGACGCTGGCACCCTGTACGCCATGAAGGTAAGAGGGACTGCGGGGTGCGATCGACCGTGAGCGGCCAGGGTGAGCCATCACAATCTAATCCTTGTTTCGGTTTGCTGGACACAGGTACTGAAGAAGGCGACCCTCAAGGTGAAAGATCGCGTGAGGAGCACGAACGAGCGGAACATTCTGGCGGACGTTGGCCACGCGTTTATCGTTAAGCTTCACTATGCCTTCCAGACGCCCGGCAAACTGTACCTCATACTGGACTTTTTGCGCGGCGGCGATCTCTTTACGCGGCTCAGCAAGGAGGTGATGTTCACCGAGGAGGACGTCAAGTTTTATCTGGCCGAGCTGGCCCTCGCGCTCAACCACCTGCACGGGCTGGGCATCATCTACCGGGACCTGAAGCCCGAGAACATTCTTCTGGACCAGGTAAGACCGGGGCGCCAGCTCCGGGGTCTGCTGTGCCAACCGCGCATTCTCATTCTGCTGCTCTTCCGCAGGACGGTCACATAGCTTTAACGGACTTTGGCCTATCGAAACAACCGCTGGATGGTTCGAAAACGTACAGTTTTTGTGGCACGGTCGAATACATGGCACCGGAGGTCGTTAATCGGAAGGGGCACACGTTTGCCGCGGACTGGTGGTCGTTCGGTGTGCTAATGGTAAGGATTGTCGGgtgcggtgtgtttgttgttcgcGTCATCCCACTAATCGCTCTTTCCGATCGCCCAGTTCGAAATGCTGACGGGCAATCTTCCATTCCACGGTAGCAACCGGAACGATACGATGAACCAGATCCTCAAGACGAAGCTGGGGATGCCGGAGAACCTGAGCCCGGAGGCGCAAAGTTTGCTGCGGGCACTGTTCAAACGTAATCCCCAGAACCGGCTCGGTGCCGGCCCGAACGGTATCGATGACATCAAGCGGCACGAGTTCTTCGCCAACGTCGACTGGGTGGCGTTCGAGCGGAAGGAGGTGCGGCCACCGTTCATTCCGGCCGTGTCCCGCGACGATGCGTTCTATTTCGACTCCGAGTACACGAACAAATCGCCCAAGTATGTGTGTTCGAAAAagaccaaacaaaacaagagaaagagtgagagagagcaaaTAATTTCACAAACAATTTGCTAACTTTTGCCAACGCCTCCTCCCCCCCCAACGTACAGGGACTCGCCCGGTGGACCGGTCAGTGCCAGCGCGCACGAGATTTTCCGCGGTTTCAGCTTCATCGCGCCGGGTCTGCTAGACGAGCAGCCCAACTTTGCGAACGGTAGCAACATGAtcatgcagcagcaacccgcATCACGGTCACCGTTTTCGAACGAAATTCCGGGCGTCAAACCGGTTGCCTTCGGGGACGAGTACAGTCTGATGCAGGAGCTGGGCCGCGGGACCTTTTCCATTTGCCGCATGTGCGAGCATCGCACGACGAAGAAGCACTACGCGGTGAAGGTACGATTACAAAGGGCTCTACAGGTCCTCGACGGCGCCCATCCGTCGGGTATTTGTTCAACTTCGCGTATCCACCGTCCCCTAAACTTTGCTACTGGAATGCGCATCACATTCCAGGATTTAATCGTGAACGATTTAATACATGAAAATTAGACATATATTTTCTAAAGGCTTTAGAAATGTCCTAACAACGTCCATTTGATTTCACCCTGATACAGATCATCGACAAGTCGTACCACGATTGCCGCGAAGAGGTGGAAATTCTGCTCCGATACGGCAACCATCCAAACATTGTGACCCTGTACGGTGTGCACGAAGACGCGAGCTACGTATACCTGGTGATGGAGCTGCTGAAGGGAGGCGAACTGCTGGACCGCATTCTGGCCATACACTACATGTCCGAACAGGAGGCCAGTGCCGTGTTGCGCACGGTCGTGTCGGCCGTCGCTTACCTGCACGAGCATGGCGTCGTCCATCGCGACCTTAAACCGTCAAATTTGCTTTACGCATCCATCAACCACACGCCGGATTCGCTGAAACTTTGCGATCTCGGCTTCGCGAAGCAACTGCGGGCCGATAATGGGCTGCTGATGACACCCTGCTATACGGCGAACTTCGTGGCCCCGGAGGTGCTGAAGAAGCA encodes the following:
- the LOC131212819 gene encoding ribosomal protein S6 kinase 2 beta-like: MLDDNGLCHERTLVAVGALDEDAMELDVTGGTFIGSDPELSHLARDDPTYAGPGGPGNGADEHEIDIKDIIREGHEKADPSQFELLKVLGEGSFGKVFLVRKIVGIDAGTLYAMKVLKKATLKVKDRVRSTNERNILADVGHAFIVKLHYAFQTPGKLYLILDFLRGGDLFTRLSKEVMFTEEDVKFYLAELALALNHLHGLGIIYRDLKPENILLDQDGHIALTDFGLSKQPLDGSKTYSFCGTVEYMAPEVVNRKGHTFAADWWSFGVLMFEMLTGNLPFHGSNRNDTMNQILKTKLGMPENLSPEAQSLLRALFKRNPQNRLGAGPNGIDDIKRHEFFANVDWVAFERKEVRPPFIPAVSRDDAFYFDSEYTNKSPKDSPGGPVSASAHEIFRGFSFIAPGLLDEQPNFANGSNMIMQQQPASRSPFSNEIPGVKPVAFGDEYSLMQELGRGTFSICRMCEHRTTKKHYAVKIIDKSYHDCREEVEILLRYGNHPNIVTLYGVHEDASYVYLVMELLKGGELLDRILAIHYMSEQEASAVLRTVVSAVAYLHEHGVVHRDLKPSNLLYASINHTPDSLKLCDLGFAKQLRADNGLLMTPCYTANFVAPEVLKKQGYDLACDIWSLGVLLYIMLEGKTPFASTPNDSPDMILARIGSGKVDLETGKWPTISEEVKDLLRQMLHIVPQRRPTAAQILRHTWLSRLGTRPTYHTMATQYAASDRLTIVEQPPVGKTSESTAEAIKGAVHATFRAISSPQAANLGPVGMSDLARRRMDKLNHS